Sequence from the Tenrec ecaudatus isolate mTenEca1 chromosome 6, mTenEca1.hap1, whole genome shotgun sequence genome:
TTTCCCTTCCAGTTAAGATTGTGGGCAGTATTGCTTTTGCAAAAGCTTTTATCAACTAACATATCTGAACTTTAATATAGTTCTTAATGTTTGTATACTATGTCACGGTATGGGTACATTGCaaccattaccttttaatttttattcctgTCGTCATCGTAATAGAGTAAATCTTTGTTCACATTCTTGTAAGTAGGACCCATTCCTAGTACTAGAACATCACTGTCGAGTAAGTGGAGTCCTAGTAGTATAGTTTGCTTAAgacatttttatgattttttctTTTAGTTATAAATTgggcctttattttatttttatggtgggttcttttctctttttggagGATTTTTCTCTGTAATTTACATACTTTCTAAAGTGACTACAATATTTGGTCAaagaggtttttttctttttaaatcattatctggggctcttacagtgcttatcacaattcatacatgcattgtgttaggcacgtttgtacatatgttgccattattttcaaatattttctacttgagcccccttggtatcagctcattttcccctccctcaagaacccttgataatttaaaatttatttttcatgtgttatacctactgctgtctcctttcacccacttttctgttgtccatctccctgtgagggggttaaatgtagatcattgtgattggttccccttttctccccccaccttcccctttccctcctggtatcactactctcattattggttctgaggggtttacctgtcctgaattCCGTTTTCAGCTTTtacctgtactagtgtacatgttctggtctaactggatttgtaaggcagaattggggtcatgatagggggggtatttcatcagtgctatactgcaccataactggcttgtctctttcttgtgacccttctgtaaggggatgtccaattgtctacagatgggctttgggtctccactcatacTCCCCTACATTCACATTGATGTAATTTTGTTttaggtctttaatgcctgatacctgatcccatcaacatctcacaatcatacaggctgatgcacttccatgtgggcttggttgtttctcagctagatggctacttgtttatcttcaagcctttaagaccccagatactgtattttttgatagctggacaccatcagctttcttcacatttgctatttacctattttgtcttcagtaattgtgtagggaaggtgaaaatcacagaatgcctggttatTAGAATAGTGTTCTggtattgagggactacttgagtagaggcctaatgtctgctaccttaatacttgacatgtaagtacatgtacatagatctatttccctatcgttacttatatgtacatgcctgtattcagacctctataaatatccgtTGTCTCTTGTTCTAGTATGATGTTCCACCTTCAttcagtttcagtaattcctctgggctacattgcccttgattaagccctaccaggcatcttacactctccttgccaccgattttgtatcacttattcccttgtccctgggtttaacacctttcccccacctctcatgtccccctggaatcattggtcctgtttcttcctctggattgtttatcccacctaccttatctaggtagacatgcagactataataagcacaaaagaaaaaagagcctataaatagttctaggtctgtttgaGTTTTCCAGTTGCGTCTaaaggggtgccatgccctggcccctgtctatttttggtattccccatatTTTTAAGATTCTTGATGGCCAAAATATTTTATCTAAGGAAAATGTGAGGAAAACTGGTTTAGTGTTATTAACTGACCCTGGTGTtagaggcttgcatgttgctgaacaggtttcatcagagcttccagtTTAAGATGGACTAGGGAAACCCTGTGAATTAGTGGTTCAATGTGCAACTTGTTTGGGGATGGTGCAAGAGCTCAGGACTCCTTTAACACTGGGTCAGTGGCACTGCGTATGACAAAAAGTAGTCTTTGCTGTGTCATTAAGAGGTCACAGACACACTAGGATTTGGCTAATGGTACCACTCAGGAAGGTGTTCTAAATATGGAGAAacatcaagggtaagattacgttTGAACCCCAAAATATCTGACTTGTTCTGCTCCATGTAAAATGATGTCAAGTATTTTCTGAGTCTTATTCTAAagattttcttttaaagataGGGCACTGTAAATAAAAAGCTACAAAACCTTGAGAGGCAGTTTTACAAACTTCTAATGTGAAAGTAATCATCAAGTCAGTCACATCCACTAGAATATAAACTGGAGGGTGGAAACCTGTTACTAGGGGCAGGCACAGTATTATCAAAACCAAACctgccagagtcaattctgactcacagcaaacccaaAGAGCAGACTAtacctgctcctgagggtttgcaAAACTAGATCTTAACAGGACTAgtagccatatctttctcctgtggagagggccAACAACTTTGCACAGTCCAACCCACTGTGATACTAGTGTGCCAGGGTAGGTACAAGAATTTTGAAAAATCTCAAAAACATGTCAAATTCATTCAGGATACAAAAATCCCATtaatggaggtgtgtgtgtgtgtcgccaAGACACGACTCTGGTCAGTAGTAATGAGATGTCTTTTTCCTCATGTTAGGCTGAAAGATGGGAGTGCTGCCAACATCAAGTCACTTAGATCTCATGTATATAGGGCAGAATTGATCCAGAGGAGCCAATTGTGGGGTCTTTTTCCATGCAgattggtgggtttaaactgtcaGCCTTTTGGGTTATCAACTGAGTGTTTAACAGTTGTCCATTTCTAAGAAATCCTGGAAGGTGCAATCACTTTAGCCCAGTAATTTTAGTGGAATCAGAAGTGGAAGTATGCATTGTAGCACTAGTCTGAGATTATCACCAATGGATGATACAAACTTTTAAAGGTTAAACTACCTATTTCAAAGTCAAAAGCATGCACTTGCCCATCAACTGATGGTAAATACAGTGACTCAGCCATTAGGGGAAATTAGGTCTTAATATACGCTACAATATGGAGTTAGAAGACATTGCTAAGTGAAGTCCAAAGTTTGGTAGCACTTAGTATAAAATGACAAGGAAAGGCAAACGTACAGGCTaaaagtttattagtggttgcCCGGGGCAGGATGAAGTGGGGTTTTTTGGCTTATAGAGAGCACTGTGTTACAGTGATAGGGAAAGTGCTTTAATGGCAAGGTTACATAACCAATTACTGCATGTGCTGGCTCCAAGCTTTACAGCTAcagtgtaaaaacaaaacaaactgaattGGCAAAAATTGCATATAAATTTGACCAAAGCCAAAAGGTCTTGTCTGTGCAAGTACAAAACACTTTGTGGGATTTGGTTCCTCTGAGGTACGAgtcatggtttcatggaacaTCTAGTTAATCGGCCTGATCTTTTACATTTGTTGCATGGTGCCTGGTGTTTTAAAAGCTTGCACATGGTCATCCAAAGCACAAATGGTCTCTATTCACCTGAAGTAACAGCCAGGAATAGgatatggaatgtgtggctaattgcctcctTTGCCACTGAACCAGAACTGATGGTGTCCAGAACATTCTGATAGACACaactccggggggggggggggcgggcgaagGGGACAATGACCGCAGACGACACATAAGTTCAGACTTTCTAGAACCATGGAGGGTTAGGGTAGGTGATCCCCTGAAAATTCTCTTTAAATTTAAAGCCCCAAAATATCCAGAACTCTAGTTAAGAGTTTTgctcagtcaagtttatgatcatGGAAGAATGGATCAAGCAAGTGGCTGAACCGCTCAAAGCATGTAATCAACATTATAGATGGATATGTGCAAAATTGATTTGTTCTAACAATGTTATTTATGTGTGCTTCATATGTCTGTTCAGTTTTTTAGTGTTGCCCAATTTATCTCAAATGAGACTATGCAACACATTCCTCCCCAATTCAGTTTTACTAACTTTATACAATAAGGagattgacaaaatggatggcaaATGCCTGCTTGAAAAATACCTTTACAGAGCTCACAGGACAGTTCCTACTTCTTGTCTGCAAGTCTTATTGAACTCATTAAGGGTTGTCTTTTTTAAACATGGGAGGCACATGGGACTGAGTAATAGCTTCCCAGTTGTATTCAACTACCTAATGGAAAGCTCAAATGATAGTCCCAACACCACAGATTTGGGAGACTATAGAAAGGAGACAATTGTTTGGATTCTGTGCTGGGTTCAATTTGTAGACTTTAATTCTTTTGAGGAATAAATCTCAGGGCCTTTCCTACAATTTTTCCAGTTGGgctccagaggggtagtgaagaACCAACCCCAGAGAAATTTAAAATGTGACAACTGTAGTCCACTTCTGCAAACAGAAGTTGTGAGCATCTTGCTAGTTGCAAAGACTGAAGACAATTTGTGAAATGGTGATGGAGAAACTCCTGACCCGTGGCAATGCTTAGTCCAAATGtttctgaccaaaaaaaaaaaattatacatcaatatttataggCTAACTTTTAAGAGATGGTTGACAATACTGTACATTTTTTACATGTCAAATACATAGTTCATAAAATAAGATCATGCATTATTACTTAAGAATATCATGTACAAGTTTAaaccgccaccccccaccccctagtaCTTGTGACAGCACTTCATTTGGAAGCAATCTTATGTACACAAAAGAAATCCAGTTCTTGGCTGTGAAGTACCTATTTAAGGAAATTTAAGAGATTCCTAAGAGGAAAAAAATCCTAGTCCATTGGAGATTGGTAGAAAGCATCAATTTCAAggtttcctttaaaaaacaaacaaaaaccacccaGAATACATACTTTTGTACAAAGgggcagaaaaacaaaatataaaaattctGGAAGATCCTATTGATCATGCGACCTAATTTAGAATAAAATTATATCACTGGTTAATAGTTGCTCTACACTTAATCCTTTGACATTTATTTATGAACTATTAGCTTTGTTCAGCTGTGTTTATGGTACAAGATTCTATTTTCAAAACAGTGGCATCAATTTGTCTTTAAGTGTAACAGATCTTTAGCAGCAATTACAGTTTTACAAAGTTAACTGGTAGACCAGAATATCTTCACTGTATTTTCTATCTTATACTGACTAGTCATTAGCATTTACAACAGGCTTAAGTCTACATAAAGAACATTCTGTCACTTCCTTACCCAGACCTGAATCAAAAGATTTCTTCCACGTCATTTCTGATTGGCTTGGGGGAAGGGGCAAAACAGGAGTTTGAATGAGGAAAGTCCCCATGTATTTTAGTTGGGGATGGATTTTAAGCAAGAATAAAAGCAATTAAAAGTCAAGAATAGAGGGTGTCACGCTGCTCTAAAATTTAAGTGATGGTATAAATAGTACCTATGGGAAACCTATGAAACGGGTGTCAAAATGGTGGCCATTGGCCACATGCAGCCCCCGAGGTAATTTGTGGCCCCCCGATgcgctgaaataaaatgtaacaaagGAATTGTGTGTAATGTATTGCCTCGATCCTCCCTAagagctattttcttcataacaatttttttctatttttatttcatttatctctAACAATAGTTTCCTAAAATCACCAACTCTACAGGGTTGCTGCTTTGTGTTAAATTACTACTGGGTTGTAGGGGAAATGACAATCAAGTAGCTCGGGAGTAATACTGGTGGTGAAACTGAGATTAAAAAGTTGACAAATCTCTGAAAAGAGCAAATTCAATCTGCTTCTAAGTAATTACTGGATAACACAAAAAAGTGAATAATAAAGTCTGGAATTGACTAATTAAAATTGTAATTCTAGGGAAACAACTTTTGGGATAGATACACAATTTCCTTAATATTCCGTAGTAGCCTTTTTACCAATTATCACCACAGGTAGATTTGTGGAATACATTAATGCTGTGAATAAGAAAGCAAATGGGGTTGGGGTGTGCATGGACATATACCTATCAGTAAGATGACTGAAAACCAGACTGGACAAACAGCATGGTAGAAAAATACTGTGAAAAGAAACCAAGCAGAACACATGGGAGCGGGGGCACAGTtaaggcattaaaaaaaattcacatggcattggctattaaaatattttacacttttttatatatataaaaggttTGAAAGCATCTGAAAAACATGCAAATTGTTTGCAACCTTGCATGGCAAATTCTGACAGTTTGCAAGGGTCATTCAGATGTTTGCCAAGGAAAAGGCAGCCTCTCCTCCTTGCAGGTTCACCGGGCAGGAGGCCACCAGCTTCTATCTCACACTGGGTGGCAAcccagaggtctgtgcagcagtgaCAAACAAGGTGGTACTGTCTGGGATGGAAGGGACCGAGGAGTTTCCATTGGTAGGGGAACAGCCCAGCTTTAGTTTTTCCAGATACTCTGCATGGACAGGTTTATGACACTGGAGCACTTTGATGGCATCTTCTACTTTGAaccactctctctttcttcctaGAAAATAGGACATTGTTAACTGTACAATAACGTTCATTTTTTAGAAGTGTCACCTATTAATAGTACCCCACTTGTCACCCACAAAGCATACTTCCTCACCCCTGGCAAGACACAGCTTAGATATTTGATGGTCTGGTTCCTACCTCTAAACCGATAGATAGGGTCAGGTACTTAATTACTTTTCGGTGAGAGATTAACAGTTTAACATTAATCTAAGAGACCAACTGTGCACAATATTGctaattattataaaataaagtGGAGTTAAAAAAGAACACGACCAAAGCCTTAGGCATAACTAGGTAGCACATTTGGCACATTATGTCCTGAAAAGGAATCTGTAACTATGCGTGGGGGTGGATAATGGTCAACAGTTTAAGAAAGATGTACTTATAAGTAACAAGTGCTTGAGGCAGTTTCCTTTAATACCATTATCTCAAAACAACACATGTGAGTAAATGTGTCTTAGAAGCGGGCAGGGGAAAGGACTGACAGCATGCCTGTGCTGTTCTACTGAACTACACGCTTCAATTAAAAGGCTACGTCTTACCATCCAGATTCAGGAGGCATGCTATGCTGGGGAGGCATTCTGAAGATCAATCCAAGTGTGGAGATACAACTTGGCTTTCCTTTCACCAATATAAAGGTAACCAAAGAGAATTCAGGTAGCAAAAGGAAAGGAAACTTACCTATATTAACAGAATCTTCCCAATCTTCTAATATTTCTGTGACTGTAAGAACATACACATAAGTCCTGTGCTTTCGGTCTTGATTCTGCTTGAATATATAAAAAAAAGGCATTTTAATTTACAAGCACTAGCTATGTACACATttcgtgtgtgagagagagatacATAGAGATCTGTCTATACGCTCAAAATGAACACATGCTGGCTTTTACGGTGAAAGGACCCACGCAACTCACTGCTGGCAAGTTAACCATGACTCATAAATTTAGCActgttacaactcttatcacaatccatacatatacatacatcacttgtataaagcacatctatacattccctgccccaatcattctcaaagcatttgctctccacttaagccccttgcatcaggtcctcttttttttccccctccctccttaattgagtttttgtggtaaaattaggtgcctctgctgatatttgggtaggcttatacttgagtatatacggtacaaataaatgaaattttgtcttgaagcatggtgtagcatgcttaacagtcttcacgccgggtactcatatgtgggtgtatctgcctggagatagaggagtggtgtctcggttcctaagaccaatggaaacagggcttgcgacccacaggttgaggactggCTAAAACTTTAGGCAAACTTTTTTGCTGCTCATAAGAATCATTTGTCTGCTAAATGAATGTTTTTATTATCCTATAGTCACAAGTTTCATAAAGGAAAAGGTGCACTGGTTAGGGCTTCCTGATCATAGTCTGAATTTCTCAAGCGCTTTAAACTATGATTGCCTCACCAGTGTTACACATCTTTCCTTTCTAATTTGAGAGGCTTACTTAAAAACTTTTGTCAGCGGATTGACACAATGTGCTATTTGATCCATGTGCTCCTCTGGCTAGCACAGGGAACCTGTATCCGAGTTCAGTTTAACCAGAAGATGGCGCTATTATCCAGTGCGTACTGAAATCTGCTTAAGAAAGACTAGGACTCCTAATGAACTCTGGTTGCGGA
This genomic interval carries:
- the NUDT4 gene encoding diphosphoinositol polyphosphate phosphohydrolase 2 isoform X1: MMKFKPNQTRTYDREGFKKRAACLCFRSEQEDEVLLVSSSRYPDQWIVPGGGMEPEEEPGGAAVREVYEEAGVKGKLGRLLGVFEQNQDRKHRTYVYVLTVTEILEDWEDSVNIGRKREWFKVEDAIKVLQCHKPVHAEYLEKLKLGCSPTNGNSSVPSIPDSTTLFVTAAQTSGLPPSVR
- the NUDT4 gene encoding diphosphoinositol polyphosphate phosphohydrolase 2 isoform X2, whose protein sequence is MMKFKPNQTRTYDREGFKKRAACLCFRSEQEDEVLLVSSSRYPDQWIVPGGGMEPEEEPGGAAVREVYEEAGVKGKLGRLLGVFENQDRKHRTYVYVLTVTEILEDWEDSVNIGRKREWFKVEDAIKVLQCHKPVHAEYLEKLKLGCSPTNGNSSVPSIPDSTTLFVTAAQTSGLPPSVR